AGGATTCCCTTCTTACTAATTGCTCATTTTCCAGCTTTTTCAGAGTATCAGAAAGCGCTTTGGGACTAATCCCGTTTAAGTTCTCCATGAGCTGGTTGAACCTGAGTTTTTCATGATTTCCAATGTCATTGACAATAAGAAGAGCCCATTTTTTGCTGATAGTGTCAATAATACCTTCCAGGGGGCACAAGCAAAGATGATTATTATCTTTTCGCATAGTAGCTATATTACTATAAACTTTGTAGTTTAAATACTTTCAATTTTCTATTAAGGAATGGAGATGAACAATAATGTGTGATAACAAAAATATGAAAATGCATCCTGGACACGTTGGAATGGGCATGCATCACGGACATGGTGGAATGGGTATGCATCATGGACACGGTGGAATGGATATGCATCAAGGACAATGTTCATGTGGATTCCATGGCAGCTTTAGCAGGCATCTTAAAACAAAACAGGAAATGATAGGAGGATTAGAGGAATACCAGCAACAGTTGGAACTTGAACTTCAGGCAGTCAAAGAACACCTTGATTTCCTGAAAAACAAATAGTGCTGGAATTTCCCTCCGGAATATCGAACTAAAGTAGACTTAAGTCTGGTATTATATTTTCAATCGTTCAACAACTTCGCCATTTTCGATGTGTGAATCCATTATTTCTTTCACATCACCGGACGTGACCTTTCCATACCAGACCCCATCAGGGTAAACAAGGACTATTGGACCTTCTTCACAATTCGCGAAGCAACCGGTATTTGTTAACCTCACTTCATCTTCTAAATCCCTGTCCTCTATCTCTTCCATAAAGTTAGCCAGTATCTTAGCAGAATCCTTTTTGATGCAGACTCCTTGCTGCTGTCCGTTTATTCTTGAGCTGGAACAAACAAATATATGGTTTTTTGGATTTTCCATTTTATGTACCTCTTATAATAATCTTATGTCATTCAGCAATACATGTCCTCAAATGTATGTCTATCACCTGCAATAGTCAGTGTATTTAACTTAAACCAACTGTTATTTATATTACATACCGACAGCCATAGTATGATTTTATAATATATAAATTATGTTATTACCAAGTATTTTCATATGTTCGGGCAGTAAAATTAAATTTATCCACCCTATTACCAGGAAGAAAAAAGTGATCGTTACGATTCGTGTTGCTGAATATAATTAACTCTGATTTGAATTATATGGCAAATATTTAGATTGTAGTATAAACGTTGAAGTTATAATGGCAGCTTTGCGATTTTCGTATCATTTGCATTATACAATCAATATCATTATTTGTCATGAAAGTGAAGTATACAATGAAAAAAAAAATCATACTAACA
This window of the Methanosarcinales archaeon genome carries:
- a CDS encoding (2Fe-2S) ferredoxin domain-containing protein, encoding MENPKNHIFVCSSSRINGQQQGVCIKKDSAKILANFMEEIEDRDLEDEVRLTNTGCFANCEEGPIVLVYPDGVWYGKVTSGDVKEIMDSHIENGEVVERLKI